GCAGCCACAGAGCCGTATCCGCAATCTCGCTATGCTCCTGCGAGATGTTGTTCAGGTCATTCATTGCGCCGATCATCAGCGCCGCCGCTTCATCATTACAGCCGCTGGCATCCAGCAGGAACAGGCAGCCCCGGCGGAACAGCTCCTCCAGCAGCGGTACGAACGGGGCCGTATCCACCTTGCGGATGTCGCCGTATCCGATGATCTTGGCCAGTTCCCTTGCAGCCGTGGCAATCGAGACAACATCCCGGCTGTCTACCGCAAGGCGCTGCAGCACGCGGCTGCTCTCCTCCATCTGCGTGGTCATGGCACATTCGCAGGCGGTGACAATCAGCGCAGAGGCCTCAGCGATAGAGCTGCATTCCAGCAGCTTCTCGCGCAGAACGTAGGCTGCCGCCACCTCAATGGTCTCGCCCAGCAGTGTAGACTCCACGATCTCAATCTCTACCTCCGGCGCCCACTGGAGGACCCAGTGCTCTGCCCAGGTCGCCCCGGACTGGCCGCTCGGCACATTCCGGGCGAAGTGGATGCCGAGCAGCTCCAGCCGGTGGAACAGCACCGAGCGGTGCAGATCGAGATAAGCCGCTTCACTGCTTGACACCCGGCGGTTCTCGCGCAGATCCAGCGTCAGGTCGCTGGCTACAGTCGATCTGTACTTCTCCAGCTTGTAGCGCTTCAGCAGCCGGTTCAGGTCATCCTGAATCGGCGTCTGGCTGACGCCATCGGCCAGCCTTCCGATATTCGTACCGACATCCACCCGGGCCAGCGAATCGGCGATAACGGCCAGATCACCGTGGCCGAGCAAGGTCTGTGCGGCATCGCGCAGATCGCGCAGCGTAGGTGCGCTTCCACCGTGCAGCGCCGCCAGCGACTCTGCCAGCCGCACCGCTTCAATGACTTCGGCCGTGGAGCGGTGTGTCCCTGCTCTGCGCACCATCCGGGCCACAGAGGAGAGATAGAGATGGGGCAGCTCCTCAGCGCGGCCTGAGGCCATCAGCTCCCACATCATCTGGAAGTAGTGCGGAGCCGCGTTGCCCGCACCGTAACCCGACATGGTGGAGAGCTTATAGTAGGAATACGGCATCAGCGTCAGCTTGGTAGAGCGTGAAGGCAATGACGCAAGCTCCGTATCGCTCATCCCCTCCGAGAGATCAGCCAGTGCGGCGGCGTGGTATGCACCGCAGATCACAACAATCTTCTCCGGCAGATGCCCTTCTTCAATCTTGAGCTTAATTCTCCGCCTCATATAAGATTCGCGCAACGCGTTATAAGCATATTCCCGCGGCTGCTCTGCACGCTCCGTGGACTCCGACAGCTCCCGCATCTGGGCAGAGAAGGCCAGAATCGCGGCGCGGTATGCGCCGCCGCTGGCGTTATGCTCGTAATTACGCTCCCAGTACATATCATAGTCATGCTCACCGGCAAGCCGGGCAATCCGGCTGTATACGGACTCCGGCTCACTGACTTCCTCTTCCGCCGGCTCCCCCTGTTCTTCAGCTACAGGCTTCAGCTCCGGGCGTCCGCCAGCATCCTGCCGTAAAGCATCCTGCAGCCCCAGCGTTACAGAGGAAGGCAGGTCGATGAACTCGGCCTGTGCTCCATGCTCCTGAGCCCATTTCATCCCCTGATATTCCGGGGAATACACAGCGAACGGCCAGAGCACCGTCCGTACGGGCAGATCCTCGGTGAAGGCCAGAATAGCCACCGGCGGCTTCGTTACCGCGTGGGTTAAATGACGGATCTCTCCGCTTGCATCGCTCGGCCCCTCAATCAGCACGGCGGTCGGCTGCAGTTCGTTCAAATATTCCAGGACATGCCTGGCACCGCCCGGAGACAGATGCCGGACTCCGAAGACATGAACGCCGGCAACCGCTGCCCTGCTCACTCGTTCATCTCCTTGCAGGCTTGATAGAGTCCGCGCCAGTCCGCTCCTTTTTTCTTCATTACATTATCCAGATATTCCTTCCACACCAGCTTATCCTTGTCGTCATCCTTGACGATCGCCCCTTGGAGTCCCGCTGCCAGATCCTCGTCGGTCAGTTCTCCGCTCCCGAAGCTTGCCGCCAGTGCCATGCTGTTCGTCAGCAGCGAGATGGCTTCTGCTGTGGAGATTACACCGGCTGGAGTCTTGACCTTCTCCTTCTTGTCGAGGGTCATGCCGCTGCGCAGCTCGCGGAAGATGGTGACCACCTTCAGCAGCGCTTCATCCGCCGGAACAGCAGCCTGCAGCTCATACGAGGAGGCAATCTCACCCACACGCTTCTTCACAATGGACAGCTCCGTCTCAAGGTCCGATGGCGCAGGCAGCACAATGATATTGAAGCGCCGTTTCAGAGCAGCAGACATCTCATTGACTCCGCGGTCCCGCGTATTAGCGGTGGCTATAATGGAAAAGCCCTTGCGGGCACTGGTCTCCTTACCCAGCTCCGGCACGGAGATCGTCTTCTCTGACAGAATCGAGATCAGCGCGTCCTGTACCTCGGAGGCACAGCGGGAGATTTCTTCAAACCGGGCAATTCCTCCATCCTCCATCGCCCGCATAATCGGGCTCTTGACCAGCGCCTCCGGCGTCGGTCCGTTCGCCAGGAGCATGGCGTAGTTCCAGGAATAGCGCACATGCTCTTCGCTTGTTCCCGCCGTCCCCTGCACCACCATACCTGAGTTGCCGTAGATCGCCGCTGCCAGATTCTCGGACAGCCAGGATTTCGCCGTACCCGGCTCCCCGATCAGCAGCAGTGCACGGTCGGTGACCAGTGTGGCAACCGCCATCTCGATCAGCCGGGTGTTGCCGATGTATTTCGGCGTAATCACGGTCTTGCCCGCCTTGCCGCCAGTAATGAACGTGAGAACTGAACGCGGGGACATCTGCCATCCGGCCGGAATACGCCCGGTGTCCTCCTTGCGCAGAGCCTCCAGCTCATCCTGGTACAGGATTTCGGCAGGCAGACGCATGTAATCCTGAAGCTGATCTTGTTCTGTTGACATGTACACCTCTCCTTAGTTACAGCATTGTAGTGAAAAGATAAGTCCAGATGGCTCAGGTATTAGTTGGCACTCCGCAGGCTGTTCAGTACATATTCCAGCTGCTGCTTACATTCATATCTATATTTAGGAATGACCGCTTCCAGCCGGTCCGCATAGCTGGCAGGGAAGCGCTCCATCAATTTAAATAAATAGAACTCAAACGTATAAGGCGTATGGACATTCTTATTCTCCAAGGCGGTCATCAGCAGTTCCAAGCGCTCCGACTCCGGCACTCCCGCCCTTTCAAGGCCTTTGAAGAGATTAGGAATGAAATCATAAGTTTTTCGTTTATAAGGCTCCTGCAGCTTGCCAAGCAGGTAGTCCTGTACCCCCTGATGACCCGGGCGTGCAAAGGCACTGGCCAAATTCACCGCGTCACGCTTGATGAACCAATCCAGCCAGCGGGGATCCCAATCTGCGGCAATTTCTTCGGCAGACAGCAACTCCCTGCTGTAAGGCTGTCTGATTCCTGATGCGTCCCACTCTACCTCGTAAGTCCCCCGGCGGATATCCACGACCTGCTCCTCAATCGTATCAATCAACAATTGCGAGCGTTGAGCCGCATCCTTGGCCTCCTTACCCACCAATATTTTCAATTTATCCATGAAACTTCCGCCGAACCGGTTGTACAGCTCTTTTGGACTGAGTGACTGCTTGGCGACACGGAAATAGTTCGGCAGGAACCTTGCGCTCCGTTTATCCAGCTCTTCAAGCTCAGCCAGCGCAGCTCCATCCGGAGTTCTCTCTTTATACCAGGCCGCACGGTCAATGAGTGGAATCCAGCCCAGAGACGAGAAGCGTGCATACTCCTTAAGGATATAGCTGTAGATTTCATCCAGCTGCGGGCTCCGCACGTAGCGCAGCGCGGTCATGTAGGGAAGAAGCTCATTCCACATCTTGTCGGTCAGCTTCTTGTCTGCATTCGTCTGCGGCGCAGCCTGCAGCTCCTCCATAAATAATACCGCCAGCCTGTCGCTTACCTCTGCGGAATGCCCGCCTGCCAGCACTGCGGCTAACATCTCACGGTCCTTCTTCTGGCTGAACACCTCAATGAGCCGCTCTGCTCCCTCTGCCGATCCACCTGCTGCCAATGCTGTGTAGGCAGCTTCACGGATGATTTTCTTCTTGTCAGCAGACCACCCCAGCAGGAGTCCTGTATATTCCTCATACTCTCCCAGACACTTGATGGCGGCTGCCCGGATCTCATCGCTGCCGTTCTCGGCTGATTGAACAATAACGTCCAGGTGACTGGAAGCGCCTGCTTGAGCAATGACCTCCAGCTTGCGGACCTCGCTCCGTCCCCCTGCCGGGTTGAAGGTCTCCAGCAGGTATCCGGCGATCTCGGGCCCATAAGAAGGGAGAATATGGTTCTTCGCATATTCCGCCAGCTCCGAATACGGGTCGTTCAGTGCAGAGACAGCCAGCGGCAGCAGACGCAGATCCTCAAAGACTCCTTCTTTATAGGCGTCCAGTACAATCTCATATCTGCCGCTTCCGGTAGTGGTGAGCGCTTCAAGCACAGGCGCAAGCTTCCGGTAAGTCTGATTCGTCTGCAGGGTGAACTTCCGAACCGGCAAGGGTCCGGTAGTTCCATCCACGGTTGTCGTTCCCTGAGTGTACAGAACAGACTCCAGCAGCAGAGTATTCTCCTGCAATTGAATGCCCGGGGCAGGACCGTCCGGGCTCCCCGGTTCAATCAGTGCCGTGATTCCCTCGCCTAGCTTCTTAAAGACCGGTGACCGCTCGCCTAGCTGCTGAAATTGCGGAAGCAGCCGCTTCAGGCGGAAATCTCCAGCCGCCAGCTCACTTCCGGCAATATACAGTCTTCTGTATTCCTGATGCAGCTCCTGCAATAACGCTGTGCTCATGGATTGTCCTCCCATTTGAATAAAGGTTTGTGGATAATGTTGAATTGCACTAGTACAGCAGACGAATGATCTCTTCGCCCTTAACGACAGTCAGCGGCTGGGCACGCAGACGTCCCTGGTCCAGGTCATGCTCGAACATGACCAGAACTGTACAGTCCTCGCGGGCGCCGGCCGGAAGGAACGGCAGCAGCTCTACCGTGCCTTGCGCAACTGACGGAATATCCTCCAGGAGCAGCCTTGTTCCTTCCCCGTCCGTCATAACATACTGGCCGTTCTCTGTAACGCCCAGAGCTGCGGCATGCAGCAGCATGACCGGCTGCTTGTCGCTCAGCGGGTTCTTGATCTGATTCTTCACCTTCTTGAAGACCTCCGAATATGAACGGTGAGCCTTGGCGGCCGCCCGCTCTAGATCCGTGCCTTGCACCGGTCTTGAAGACATGGACTCGTATCTAATCCGGGCATTCATATCCCCGGGATAGGTGTACAGCTGTGGAACCACGGCAATGTCGAAGAAGCTGTCTTCCTCGCGCATCAGCTTCGCCGCCTTGTAAGGGCGGTAGTTAAAGGTCCGGCGGATCTCCCCGCCTTCCGCAGAGAGATCCAGCCAAAAGCCAAGGTCTACGAACTCCTGGCGGGCCCCATCGTTGTAGCTGTAGAAGGATAACTGCAGCAGCTCTGCCCCCTCTTTCACCAGCCCGTATTCCTTCAGCTCGCTAAGCTGCCAGGCATGGCCCAGCCATTCATCAATCGTGGATTCGTGATCGAGCGCCAGCTCCGGGTCCTCGCTCCGGGCCAGCAGATACGTCCGGCCCTTCTTGATAAATGCGTGTAGCCGTGTCAGCTGCTCCACCGCATATGTATAGTTCTGCTCCTGATCCTTGCCGCTGAACATCAGATTCGCGAAGCGGCGCAGCTCAATCTGGGCACCGGACAAATAATAGTTCCCGAGCTGCTTCACATGCCCCTGAAGCGTCTTGGCCGCAGACTTGTCAATCGTGGAAAGGCCGCTGCGTACGAAGGAGAGCACCAGCTTTTCCAGCAGATCAAGCCCTTCGAGCTGCGCGTTGATTTTTTTCTTCAGGGCGGATTTGTTAACCTTCTTCGGCTTGGGATCTGCTCCTTCAGCCGCCTGCTTCACCTTGTTCTCTTCCCGCTTCTCCGCCTTCTCGCGCTTCGATGCGATGTCTTCGGGAACCGGAGCAGGTGTGAACGTCTGGCCTTCGGTAAAGGCATACAGCAGACCTAGTGCGTGCTTGCAGGGGAATTGGCGGCTGGGGCAGCTGCAGCGGAAGACCGGGCTGTCTGGTACGATGAAGTCCACTGAGCACTCATAGGGCGTTTTGCCGCTTCCGGCACATTTTCCGAATAATAGCTCTCCGTTCTCCGACTGATGGAGCTCCACAAAGCTCTTTTTGCGGACCAGCCCCTGGCCGTTCTTGATCGCAGCAGCATTGGGTGCAAGTGAATCGACGTACGTGGATGTTAGCTCTGGCAAATTAGATTCCTCCCGGCTGAATTAGGATGTAAGCAGAATGAATAATCGTGCATATAGGGCACAAGTATTTATTACCCAACTTCACATGAAACGACTACAAATAGGATCATATGTTTGCATTCATTTTAGCAAATCTTAGCGTCCGATCCAATAGAGTAACCGCTTTCAGATGAAAAATGGGTGATAGGTCCTAGATTCCCTTCTAGTCAAGCTCCTTTATAAGCGCTTTATGTAACCTCTATAACCGAACAAAAGTCGAACAAAAAAAACGGCCAGCCCTCATGAAACAGCCGCCGTTCATGCTTCCCCGCCAGGGATATTTTATTTGAACCAGCCTTTCTCCTTGAAGCGTGTAATCGCCTCGATCCGGTTGCCCACATCCAGCT
The sequence above is a segment of the Paenibacillus sp. FSL R7-0204 genome. Coding sequences within it:
- a CDS encoding DUF5682 family protein: MSRAAVAGVHVFGVRHLSPGGARHVLEYLNELQPTAVLIEGPSDASGEIRHLTHAVTKPPVAILAFTEDLPVRTVLWPFAVYSPEYQGMKWAQEHGAQAEFIDLPSSVTLGLQDALRQDAGGRPELKPVAEEQGEPAEEEVSEPESVYSRIARLAGEHDYDMYWERNYEHNASGGAYRAAILAFSAQMRELSESTERAEQPREYAYNALRESYMRRRIKLKIEEGHLPEKIVVICGAYHAAALADLSEGMSDTELASLPSRSTKLTLMPYSYYKLSTMSGYGAGNAAPHYFQMMWELMASGRAEELPHLYLSSVARMVRRAGTHRSTAEVIEAVRLAESLAALHGGSAPTLRDLRDAAQTLLGHGDLAVIADSLARVDVGTNIGRLADGVSQTPIQDDLNRLLKRYKLEKYRSTVASDLTLDLRENRRVSSSEAAYLDLHRSVLFHRLELLGIHFARNVPSGQSGATWAEHWVLQWAPEVEIEIVESTLLGETIEVAAAYVLREKLLECSSIAEASALIVTACECAMTTQMEESSRVLQRLAVDSRDVVSIATAARELAKIIGYGDIRKVDTAPFVPLLEELFRRGCLFLLDASGCNDEAAALMIGAMNDLNNISQEHSEIADTALWLQELLQLAQRDDRNPRLSGFACAILMERGAIPAGEVAAEVSRRLSPGIPADLGAGWFEGLSMRNRYGLLSRMSLWEQLNDYINALEDEEFKRALVFLRRAFSTFSPREKTMIAELLGELWGVNTEQAAEILTGELKEEEAKMLDDLNDFDFGDL
- a CDS encoding AAA family ATPase; this translates as MSTEQDQLQDYMRLPAEILYQDELEALRKEDTGRIPAGWQMSPRSVLTFITGGKAGKTVITPKYIGNTRLIEMAVATLVTDRALLLIGEPGTAKSWLSENLAAAIYGNSGMVVQGTAGTSEEHVRYSWNYAMLLANGPTPEALVKSPIMRAMEDGGIARFEEISRCASEVQDALISILSEKTISVPELGKETSARKGFSIIATANTRDRGVNEMSAALKRRFNIIVLPAPSDLETELSIVKKRVGEIASSYELQAAVPADEALLKVVTIFRELRSGMTLDKKEKVKTPAGVISTAEAISLLTNSMALAASFGSGELTDEDLAAGLQGAIVKDDDKDKLVWKEYLDNVMKKKGADWRGLYQACKEMNE
- a CDS encoding HEAT repeat domain-containing protein translates to MSTALLQELHQEYRRLYIAGSELAAGDFRLKRLLPQFQQLGERSPVFKKLGEGITALIEPGSPDGPAPGIQLQENTLLLESVLYTQGTTTVDGTTGPLPVRKFTLQTNQTYRKLAPVLEALTTTGSGRYEIVLDAYKEGVFEDLRLLPLAVSALNDPYSELAEYAKNHILPSYGPEIAGYLLETFNPAGGRSEVRKLEVIAQAGASSHLDVIVQSAENGSDEIRAAAIKCLGEYEEYTGLLLGWSADKKKIIREAAYTALAAGGSAEGAERLIEVFSQKKDREMLAAVLAGGHSAEVSDRLAVLFMEELQAAPQTNADKKLTDKMWNELLPYMTALRYVRSPQLDEIYSYILKEYARFSSLGWIPLIDRAAWYKERTPDGAALAELEELDKRSARFLPNYFRVAKQSLSPKELYNRFGGSFMDKLKILVGKEAKDAAQRSQLLIDTIEEQVVDIRRGTYEVEWDASGIRQPYSRELLSAEEIAADWDPRWLDWFIKRDAVNLASAFARPGHQGVQDYLLGKLQEPYKRKTYDFIPNLFKGLERAGVPESERLELLMTALENKNVHTPYTFEFYLFKLMERFPASYADRLEAVIPKYRYECKQQLEYVLNSLRSAN
- a CDS encoding SWIM zinc finger family protein, with translation MPELTSTYVDSLAPNAAAIKNGQGLVRKKSFVELHQSENGELLFGKCAGSGKTPYECSVDFIVPDSPVFRCSCPSRQFPCKHALGLLYAFTEGQTFTPAPVPEDIASKREKAEKREENKVKQAAEGADPKPKKVNKSALKKKINAQLEGLDLLEKLVLSFVRSGLSTIDKSAAKTLQGHVKQLGNYYLSGAQIELRRFANLMFSGKDQEQNYTYAVEQLTRLHAFIKKGRTYLLARSEDPELALDHESTIDEWLGHAWQLSELKEYGLVKEGAELLQLSFYSYNDGARQEFVDLGFWLDLSAEGGEIRRTFNYRPYKAAKLMREEDSFFDIAVVPQLYTYPGDMNARIRYESMSSRPVQGTDLERAAAKAHRSYSEVFKKVKNQIKNPLSDKQPVMLLHAAALGVTENGQYVMTDGEGTRLLLEDIPSVAQGTVELLPFLPAGAREDCTVLVMFEHDLDQGRLRAQPLTVVKGEEIIRLLY